The genomic stretch AAGTGCCGCAACCATGTCGCCGACGTAACGCTGGCTTAACAGGCGATGTTGGAACCTGAGCACGGATCGGGAGCATCCCGTCTTCCGATTCAGGAGTGCGTTGATGAGTGCGACGGTGTTGGCAGCTTTGCTCGCCGGCGGGTTGGGATTGGTTGCCGGCGGCTACTGCTCGACGGTTGGCTGGATCGTGGTAGGCAATCTCTTGCTGGCGACGACGGCGACGGCGTCGTTGGTGGCGAACGCCGACCTGCTCACGGCCCTCGGTTGGACAGCCCTCGCCATCGTTGCCTTCAATATCGGCCTCATGCTTGGCCTGATCATCCGCCGCCCGGTGGTCGTCCCGCGCCCCGCGTGAGCGTCTGGAGCGTTCTCTCAGCCAGCCTTGGAGATCCCGTCAGCAGCCGCGTTACCCGCGCCAGCCGATGTGAATGGGCTCTATCTGGCAAGCCCGATGGGTGCTATCGCGTTCATCGTGACCCTGCAGCGCGCGCAACCCGGGAGGTGAGAGCGCTCATGCCCCCTCTGCTCAGCGGCCGGTCGAGCGGTGCGCCATGCACCCTCCCGCTCCCTGCACATCAGAAATCTCCCGGCCGGGTACAGCGACCCGGCTGCTACTCTGAGGCCTCGATGACATGACTGAAGCCACCTTGATCGTACCGGTGATCCTCGCAGGCGGGCAGGGCACCCGGCTCTGGCCGATGTCGCGCTCGGCGCGGCCCAAGCAGTTCCTGTCGTTGACCGGCCCCACCTCGCTCTACCAGCAGACGCTGCAGCGCGTCGCTGACCCGGCGCGCTATCATCCGGCGGTGATCGTCACCAATGCCGAGTATCGTTTCCTCGTCGCCGAGCAGGCGCAGGAAGCCGGGGTCGCCACCTCCGCCGTGCTGCTCGAGCCGGTGGCGCGCAACACCGCCGCCGCCATCGCCGCAGCGGCTATCCACGTGCGCGACAGGTTCGGGGACGGGGCAGTGATCCATGTGCTCGCCTCGGATCACGCCGTCGAGGCCGACGACAACTACTGGTGGAGCGTCGAGACAGCGGCGGAGGCGGCGCGCGCCGGCAGGCTCGTGACTTTCGGCATCACCCCAACGGCGCCCGAAACCGGATACGGCTATGTCGAAGCCGGACCGGAGCTCGGCAATGGGGTGCGGTCAGTCGCCCGCTTCGTCGAAAAGCCCGACCGCGATACGGCGGCGCGGATGCTGGCGGCGGGCGGCTATTACTGGAACTCGGGCACCTTCATGCTAGGGGTCGCGAGCTTCCTCAGCGAGGTGGAAGTCCTGGCGCCCGATACGTTCCGGGCGGCTGCCGCGGCGGTCGCCGACGCTCGGACGGACCTCGATTTCATCCGCCTCGACCAGGCGGGCTTTGCCGCGGCGCCGAACATCTCGGTCGACTATGCCATTTTCGAGAAGTCCCAGCGTGTGGCTCTGGTACCGGTGACGTTCCCGTGGTCGGACCTGGGGGCCTGGGACGCTGTCTGGAAGGTGTCGGCCAAGGATGCTGCCGGCAACGTCGTCCGCAACGGCAACGCCACCTTGTCCAACACCCGCAATTCGCTCGTCGTGTCGGAAAAGGCCCATGTCGCCGTCGAGGGGCTGGATGATGTCGCCATCATCGCCTCTGAAGATGCGATCTATGTCGGTCGACTGTCGGAGGCCCAGCGCGTCGGACCGATGGTCAAGGCGCTGCGGGCCAATCCGGCGACGGTGGGGCTGACCGAGATTCACCGCACGGCCTATCGCCCGTGGGGGGGCTACTCGTCAGTGCTGAGCGGGGAGCGCTTCCAGGTGAAGCGCCTGTTCGTCAAGCCGGGCAAGAAGCTGAGCCTGCAGAAGCATCACCATCGCGCCGAGCACTGGGTGGTGGTGACGGGTACGGCTGAAGTGACGATCGACGGCAAGGTCACCATGTTGACCGAGAACGAGTCGATCTACCTGCCGCTCGGCTCGGTGCATCGTCTCGCCAACCCGGGAAAGATCCTGCTCGAACTGATCGAAGTGCAGACCGGCTCCTATCTTGGCGAAGACGACATCATCCGCATCGAGGACGAATTCGGGCGCGCCTGATCTGTCTCGATGAAGCCGGAAAGGGGCGTCGGCGTGCTCTGCAGATTGCCTAAGCTCGCCTGAGCCGGTACTTGCTGGAGGCCAACGTTGCTTGCACAAGCTCACCTTACCGGGGCCGATGAATGAAGATCACCGTATTTGGGTCAGGCTATGTGGGGCTCGTCACCGGGGCATGCCTCGCCGACGCCGGCAACCATGTCGTCTGTGTCGATATCGACGCCCGCAAGATCGAGCTGCTCAACAGCGGCCATGTCCCGATCCACGAGCCTGGGCTCGACGCCATCGTCGCCGGCAACCGGGCAGCGGGACGGCTGTCGTTCACCACCGATATCGAAGCGGCCGTGGCGCATGGCGAGGGCCTGTTCATTGCCGTCGGCACGCCGCCTGATGAAACCGGGTCGGCTGACCTCCAATATGTCCTCGCCGTCGCCCGGAGCATCGGCGCGCATTTCACCGGCTTCAAGGTCGTCGCCGACAAATCGACGGTTCCGGTCGGCACCGGGGACCTCGTCGCCGACGCCATTACCGCCGAGTTGGTGAAGCGGGGCTTCGCCGCCGACCCGGCGGAGCGGGCACGCCTGGGACAACCGGCCTTCACCGTCATCTCCAATCCGGAATTTCTCAAGGAAGGTGCGGCCGTCGCCGACTTCAACCGCCCCGACCGCATCGTCATCGGTGCGGACGCGACGCCGGAGGGCAGACGCGGCCTCGAGCTGATCCGCCAGCTCTACGCCCCGTTCACCCTCAACCATGACCGGACCATGGTCATGGACGTGCGCTCGGCCGAACTCACCAAATATGCGGCCAACGCCATGCTGGCGACCCGCATCTCGTTCATGAACGAGCTCGCCAACCTCGCCGAAGACCTGGGCGCCGACATCGAGCTGGTACGGCGCGGCATGGGGTCGGACCCGCGGATCGGCTACAGCTTCCTTTATGCCGGTACCGGCTATGGCGGCAGCTGCTTTCCCAAGGATGTCAGTGCCCTGCGCCGCACGGCCGCAGAGCAGGGGCGCGAACTCCGGATCCTCGCCGCGGTGGAGGAGGCCAACACCGCGCAGAAGGACGTGCTGAGTGGCAAGATCCGCGCCCGCTTCGGCGACGATCTGAAGGGGCTCACCGTCGCCGTGTGGGGGCTGGCGTTCAAACCCAATACCGATGACATGCGCGATGCGCCCAGCCGCGTCCTGATTGCCGACCTGCTGCGTCGCGGCGCCTCGGTCCGGGCCCACGACCCGGTGGCGATGGAGGAAGCGAAACGGGTGCTGGCGCTCGATCTCGACGCCGAGCTGGAGCGGGTGAGCTTCGCCAACTCCGCCATGGATGCTGTCGAAGGCGCCGACATTCTGGCGATCGTCACCGAATGGAAGGCCTATCGTAACCCGGACCTCCTGGCCGTCGCCCGGCACCTCAAGAGCAAGGCCGTCTTCGATGGCCGCAATCTCTACGAGCCCTCGGTCGTCGAGCAGGCCGGCCTCGCCTATTTTCCGATCGGACGGCGCCAGGTCGGCTGACCGGCGAAGCTTTTTCTGCAACCGGCGGATCGTGAGCAAATTGCGTGAGAGCAGGGCGCGATCGGGAGTAAACTTGCCTCGCTGCCTCGGATTGCCGTTTGACAAGTCTATAAGATAAGTCAACTAATCGGGGGCGGGCCGAGATTGCCCGTCGCATAAGGTGTCCCCGATGACCATCCAGATCCGCAAGCCGCGAGTTGTTGCCTTTACGGGCTCGACCCGACGGCCTTCGAAGTCGAGGGCCTTGGCCGAAGCCATCGGCGCCACCGTGCGCGGGCAGCTCGACGCGGATGTCGTCACCTTCGACGTGGTCGATGCCGGCCCCGGTCTCGGCGCCGCTTTCACCCGCCATCAGCTGACCCCGGAGGCCGCCGCGATCGTCGACGCCATCGAGCAGGCGGACGCAGTCATTGCCGTCAGCCCGGTGTACAAGGGCTCCTACACCGGCCTGTTCAAGCACCTGTTCGATTTCGTCGATCAGAACGCCCTCGCCAACAAACCGGTGGTTGTCGGCGCAACCGGCGGCGGGCACCGCCACGCGTTGATCGTCGAGCATCAGCTCCGGCCGCTGTTCGGGTTCTTCTCGGCGCTGGTCGTGCCGACCGCGGTCTATGCTTCGGACCACGAGTTC from Devosia sp. A16 encodes the following:
- a CDS encoding mannose-1-phosphate guanylyltransferase/mannose-6-phosphate isomerase; its protein translation is MTEATLIVPVILAGGQGTRLWPMSRSARPKQFLSLTGPTSLYQQTLQRVADPARYHPAVIVTNAEYRFLVAEQAQEAGVATSAVLLEPVARNTAAAIAAAAIHVRDRFGDGAVIHVLASDHAVEADDNYWWSVETAAEAARAGRLVTFGITPTAPETGYGYVEAGPELGNGVRSVARFVEKPDRDTAARMLAAGGYYWNSGTFMLGVASFLSEVEVLAPDTFRAAAAAVADARTDLDFIRLDQAGFAAAPNISVDYAIFEKSQRVALVPVTFPWSDLGAWDAVWKVSAKDAAGNVVRNGNATLSNTRNSLVVSEKAHVAVEGLDDVAIIASEDAIYVGRLSEAQRVGPMVKALRANPATVGLTEIHRTAYRPWGGYSSVLSGERFQVKRLFVKPGKKLSLQKHHHRAEHWVVVTGTAEVTIDGKVTMLTENESIYLPLGSVHRLANPGKILLELIEVQTGSYLGEDDIIRIEDEFGRA
- the msuE gene encoding FMN reductase, which translates into the protein MTIQIRKPRVVAFTGSTRRPSKSRALAEAIGATVRGQLDADVVTFDVVDAGPGLGAAFTRHQLTPEAAAIVDAIEQADAVIAVSPVYKGSYTGLFKHLFDFVDQNALANKPVVVGATGGGHRHALIVEHQLRPLFGFFSALVVPTAVYASDHEFLDGRIVEPAVLERIEQAGTQLALLLAAQLQAARPSPELPIAHPERLEQPGQRRVAVS
- a CDS encoding UDP-glucose dehydrogenase family protein, with amino-acid sequence MKITVFGSGYVGLVTGACLADAGNHVVCVDIDARKIELLNSGHVPIHEPGLDAIVAGNRAAGRLSFTTDIEAAVAHGEGLFIAVGTPPDETGSADLQYVLAVARSIGAHFTGFKVVADKSTVPVGTGDLVADAITAELVKRGFAADPAERARLGQPAFTVISNPEFLKEGAAVADFNRPDRIVIGADATPEGRRGLELIRQLYAPFTLNHDRTMVMDVRSAELTKYAANAMLATRISFMNELANLAEDLGADIELVRRGMGSDPRIGYSFLYAGTGYGGSCFPKDVSALRRTAAEQGRELRILAAVEEANTAQKDVLSGKIRARFGDDLKGLTVAVWGLAFKPNTDDMRDAPSRVLIADLLRRGASVRAHDPVAMEEAKRVLALDLDAELERVSFANSAMDAVEGADILAIVTEWKAYRNPDLLAVARHLKSKAVFDGRNLYEPSVVEQAGLAYFPIGRRQVG